One Colius striatus isolate bColStr4 chromosome 7, bColStr4.1.hap1, whole genome shotgun sequence DNA segment encodes these proteins:
- the DIS3L gene encoding DIS3-like exonuclease 1 isoform X2, which yields MEKWQIRSIYNAAVWYYNHCLGQMPVVMVTEDEDAIRQYGNETEGVFVISFKNYLDNFWPDLKAAHELFDSILQARRERESESQENNGKEYPEHLPMEVLEAGIKSGRYIQGTLNVNKHRAQLEAFVRLQGLGSKETDLQSDILIYGAKARNRAIHGDVVAVELLPLHEWKGRTVALCENEAEDKAPADTTGDPMPTGKVVGIIQKNWRDYVVTFPSKEESQSQSRNAQKILVTPWDYRIPKIRISTQQAEALQEFRVVVRIDSWESTSVYPNGHFVRVLGRIGDLEGEIAAILVENSICVAPFSEIQMSEMPVSSAKNPWKVNPEEEKNRLDLRETHLIFSIDPKGCEDVDDALSVRTLPNGNLELGVHIADVTHFVAANSYTDIEAKARATTYYLADRRYDMLPSVLSADVCSLLSGIDRYAVSVLWELEKESYKILRVCYNKTIIRSAYKLVYEAAQGLLDGDKSVVGDIPELKNMDEGTREKKLAELVWAISKLTDVARHVRAQRDSCGALELEGVEIQVQLDDKHNIHDLIPKQPLEVHETVAECMILANHWVAKKISEAFPHQALLRQHPPPQQEFFTELRECANAKGFSMDTRSNKALAESLDKANDPLDPIVNKLLRSMATHAMSNALYFSTGSCPEEEFQHYGLALEKYTHFTSPIRRYADIVVHRLLMAATLKETKGDVKDNVFSNKDLQELCRHINNRNRAAQRAQKQSTELFQCMYFKDKTPETEERCVADGVIYSIRTNGVLVFVPRYGIKGAAYMKNKEGLVLSCQGDRSCEWKPGSLHRSQNKITSTPTTGESVTLSLFDHITVKILVQTSRCHADTIKLEIVRNAPHQISDTELSQKTFQVVKSDLVKEVSQSAAAAQWAQEKARTEVIDEDYQEYCQTKGPSLYQLLEEIRDLALLDVSADIRT from the exons ATGGAGAAATGGCAGATCAG GAGTATTTACAATGCAGCAGTCTGGTATTATAATCACTGCTTGGGTCAGATGCCAGTTGTTATGGTAACAGAAGATGAAGATGCTATCAGGCAGTACGGAAATGAAACAGAAGGAGTGTTTGTGATTTCCTTCAAG AATTACTTGGATAACTTTTGGCCTGACTTAAAGGCTGCCCATGAACTCTTTGACTCTATACTTCAAGCTCGGCGCGAACGGGAGAGTGAAAGCCaagaaaacaatggaaaagAATATCCTGAGCACTTACCTATGGAAGTACTGGAGGCTGGGATCAAATCTGGAAGATACATACAG GGTACGCTGAATGTCAATAAGCATAGAGCACAGCTGGAAGCTTTTGTTCGACTTCAGGGACTTGGCAGCAAAGAAACAG atCTTCAAAGTGACATCCTTATTTACGGGGCCAAAGCTCGAAATCGTGCAATCCACGGTGACGTGGTGGCTGTTGAGTTACTCCCCTTGCATGAGTGGAAAGGAAGGACTGTTGCCCTTTGTGAAAATGAGGCTGAGGACAAAGCACCTGCAGACACCACTGGTGACCCGATGCCCACGG GTAAAGTTGTTGGAATCATTCAAAAGAACTGGAGGGATTATGTGGTCACTTTCCCCTCTAAAGAGGAGAGCCAGTCCCAGAGCAGAAATGCTCAGAAGATCCTCGTCACCCCTTGGGACTACCGAATTCCCAAAATCCGGATCAGTACCCAGCAAGCCGAAGCACTACAG GAGTTCAGAGTTGTCGTGCGTATTGATTCTTGGGAGTCAACGTCTGTGTATCCAAACGGGCACTTTGTGAGAGTTCTAGGAAGAATTGGAGATCTTGAGGGGGAAATTGCAGCTATTCTGGTGGAGAACAGCATTTGTGTGGCCCCTTTCTCAGAAATCCAG ATGAGTGAAATGCCTGTGAGTTCTGCAAAGAATCCATGGAAAGTGAatccagaggaggaaaaaaaccgcCTGGACTTAAGAGAGACACACCTGATATTCAGCATTGACCCAAAAGGCTGTGAGGATGTGGATGATGCCCTGTCTGTGAGAACTCTGCCTAATGGGAACCTGGAGTTAGGTGTCCACATTGCAGATGTAACCCATTTTGTGGCAGCAAATTCTTACACGGACATTGAGGCCAAAGCAAG GGCAACAACCTATTACTTAGCAGACCGTCGGTACGACATGCTGCCCTCCGTCCTGAGTGCTGACGTCTGCTCCCTTCTCAGTGGCATTGATAG GTATGCTGTAAGCGTCTTGTGGGAACTAGAGAAGGAATCATACAAAATCCTGAGAGTCTGCTACAACAAGACCATCATTCGATCTGCATACAAGCTAGTTTATGAAGCAGCACAGGGGTTATTAGATGGAGATAAAAGTGTTGTTGGTGATATCCCGGAACTGAAAAACATGGATGAAGGAACTAGAGAGAAGAAGTTGGCTGAACTGGTCTGGGCAATATCCAAACTCACGGATGTAGCACGACACGTTAGAGCTCAGCGGGACAGCTGTGGTGCTCTGGAACTGGAAGGGGTAGAAATCCAAGTGCAACTGGATGATAAACACAATATCCACGATCTCATCCCCAAGCAGCCACTGGAGGTGCACGAGACAGTAGCAGAGTGTATGATTCTTGCCAACCACTGGGTAGCAAAAAAGATCTCAGAAGCTTTTCCTCATCAGGCTCTGTTGCGCCAACACCCGCCACCACAACAGGAATTTTTTACTGAACTCCGGGAGTGTGCCAATGCCAAAGGTTTCTCCATGGACACACG GTCTAACAAAGCACTGGCTGAGTCCCTGGACAAAGCAAACGACCCACTGGATCCAATCGTAAATAAGCTGTTGCGGTCTATGGCCACTCACGCCATGTCCAACGCATTGTACTTCTCCACTGGCTCTTGCCCTGAGGAAGAGTTTCAGCACTATG GACTTGCCTTAGAGAAGTACACTCACTTCACTTCTCCAATTAGAAGATACGCTGATATTGTTGTCCACAGACTCTTGATGGCAGCAACTCTGAAGGAAACTAAAGGAGATGTGAAGGACAATGTATTCAGTAATAAGGATCTTCAGGAATTGTGCAGACACATTAACAACAGAAACCGG GCAGCCCAGCGTGCTCAGAAGCAGTCTACTGAACTCTTCCAGTGCATGTACTTCAAAGACAAAACCCCAGAAACGGAGGAGCGCTGTGTAGCAGATGGCGTTATTTACTCGATTCGAACAAACGGGGTGCTTGTTTTTGTGCCAAG ATATGGAATCAAAGGTGCTGCCTATATGAAAAACAAGGAAGGCTTAGTCCTCTCTTGTCAGGGTGACAGGAGCTGTGAGTGGAAACCAGGATCTCTTCATCGCTCTCAGAATAAAATCACTTCCACTCCAACTACTGGAGAATCTGTTACTCTGAGCCTTTTCGATCACATTACA GTGAAAATACTCGTGCAGACTTCCCGCTGCCACGCTGACACGATCAAGCTTGAAATAGTCAGGAATGCACCACACCAGATTTCAGACACAGAGCTTTCCCAGAAGACTTTCCAGGTGGTGAAATCTGACTTGGTAAAAGAGGTCAGTCagtctgcagcagctgcccagtgGGCGCAGGAAAAGGCAAGAACGGAAGTAATTGATGAAGACTACCAGGAGTACTGCCAGACCAAGGGCCCAAGCTTGTaccagctgctggaggagatcAGGGACTTGGCCCTATTAGATGTTTCAGCTGACATTAGAACTTGA
- the DIS3L gene encoding DIS3-like exonuclease 1 isoform X1 — MLRTERVLQLRGQQGRSVRVVREHYLRPDVPCRSASCRAACPRDGKLLSDDVTHYVVPDCKVVQDYLEILEFPELKGIIFMQTACQAVQHQKGRRQYNKLRNLVKDARHDCVVFANEFHQHCYLPREKGESMEKWQIRSIYNAAVWYYNHCLGQMPVVMVTEDEDAIRQYGNETEGVFVISFKNYLDNFWPDLKAAHELFDSILQARRERESESQENNGKEYPEHLPMEVLEAGIKSGRYIQGTLNVNKHRAQLEAFVRLQGLGSKETDLQSDILIYGAKARNRAIHGDVVAVELLPLHEWKGRTVALCENEAEDKAPADTTGDPMPTGKVVGIIQKNWRDYVVTFPSKEESQSQSRNAQKILVTPWDYRIPKIRISTQQAEALQEFRVVVRIDSWESTSVYPNGHFVRVLGRIGDLEGEIAAILVENSICVAPFSEIQMSEMPVSSAKNPWKVNPEEEKNRLDLRETHLIFSIDPKGCEDVDDALSVRTLPNGNLELGVHIADVTHFVAANSYTDIEAKARATTYYLADRRYDMLPSVLSADVCSLLSGIDRYAVSVLWELEKESYKILRVCYNKTIIRSAYKLVYEAAQGLLDGDKSVVGDIPELKNMDEGTREKKLAELVWAISKLTDVARHVRAQRDSCGALELEGVEIQVQLDDKHNIHDLIPKQPLEVHETVAECMILANHWVAKKISEAFPHQALLRQHPPPQQEFFTELRECANAKGFSMDTRSNKALAESLDKANDPLDPIVNKLLRSMATHAMSNALYFSTGSCPEEEFQHYGLALEKYTHFTSPIRRYADIVVHRLLMAATLKETKGDVKDNVFSNKDLQELCRHINNRNRAAQRAQKQSTELFQCMYFKDKTPETEERCVADGVIYSIRTNGVLVFVPRYGIKGAAYMKNKEGLVLSCQGDRSCEWKPGSLHRSQNKITSTPTTGESVTLSLFDHITVKILVQTSRCHADTIKLEIVRNAPHQISDTELSQKTFQVVKSDLVKEVSQSAAAAQWAQEKARTEVIDEDYQEYCQTKGPSLYQLLEEIRDLALLDVSADIRT, encoded by the exons ATGCTCCGCACGGAGAGGGTGCTGCAGCTGCGGGGCCAGCAGGGTCGCTCGGTGCGCGTTGTGCGGGAGCACTACCTCCGCCCCGACGTGCCGTGCCGCAGCGCGTCGTGCCGGGCCGCCTGTCCGCGCG ATGGCAAATTGTTATCGGATGACGTCACGCACTATGTTGTCCCCGACTGCAAGGTTGTGCAGGATTACCTGGAGATTCTCGAGTTTCCAGAGCTGAAAGGTATTATTTTCATGCAAACAGCATGTCAAGCTGTGCAACATCAAAAAGGACGCAG aCAGTACAACAAGTTACGAAATCTAGTGAAGGATGCCCGTCATGACTGTGTTGTGTTTGCTAACGAATTCCACCAGCATTGTTACTTGCCAAGAGAAAAGGGAGAATCCATGGAGAAATGGCAGATCAG GAGTATTTACAATGCAGCAGTCTGGTATTATAATCACTGCTTGGGTCAGATGCCAGTTGTTATGGTAACAGAAGATGAAGATGCTATCAGGCAGTACGGAAATGAAACAGAAGGAGTGTTTGTGATTTCCTTCAAG AATTACTTGGATAACTTTTGGCCTGACTTAAAGGCTGCCCATGAACTCTTTGACTCTATACTTCAAGCTCGGCGCGAACGGGAGAGTGAAAGCCaagaaaacaatggaaaagAATATCCTGAGCACTTACCTATGGAAGTACTGGAGGCTGGGATCAAATCTGGAAGATACATACAG GGTACGCTGAATGTCAATAAGCATAGAGCACAGCTGGAAGCTTTTGTTCGACTTCAGGGACTTGGCAGCAAAGAAACAG atCTTCAAAGTGACATCCTTATTTACGGGGCCAAAGCTCGAAATCGTGCAATCCACGGTGACGTGGTGGCTGTTGAGTTACTCCCCTTGCATGAGTGGAAAGGAAGGACTGTTGCCCTTTGTGAAAATGAGGCTGAGGACAAAGCACCTGCAGACACCACTGGTGACCCGATGCCCACGG GTAAAGTTGTTGGAATCATTCAAAAGAACTGGAGGGATTATGTGGTCACTTTCCCCTCTAAAGAGGAGAGCCAGTCCCAGAGCAGAAATGCTCAGAAGATCCTCGTCACCCCTTGGGACTACCGAATTCCCAAAATCCGGATCAGTACCCAGCAAGCCGAAGCACTACAG GAGTTCAGAGTTGTCGTGCGTATTGATTCTTGGGAGTCAACGTCTGTGTATCCAAACGGGCACTTTGTGAGAGTTCTAGGAAGAATTGGAGATCTTGAGGGGGAAATTGCAGCTATTCTGGTGGAGAACAGCATTTGTGTGGCCCCTTTCTCAGAAATCCAG ATGAGTGAAATGCCTGTGAGTTCTGCAAAGAATCCATGGAAAGTGAatccagaggaggaaaaaaaccgcCTGGACTTAAGAGAGACACACCTGATATTCAGCATTGACCCAAAAGGCTGTGAGGATGTGGATGATGCCCTGTCTGTGAGAACTCTGCCTAATGGGAACCTGGAGTTAGGTGTCCACATTGCAGATGTAACCCATTTTGTGGCAGCAAATTCTTACACGGACATTGAGGCCAAAGCAAG GGCAACAACCTATTACTTAGCAGACCGTCGGTACGACATGCTGCCCTCCGTCCTGAGTGCTGACGTCTGCTCCCTTCTCAGTGGCATTGATAG GTATGCTGTAAGCGTCTTGTGGGAACTAGAGAAGGAATCATACAAAATCCTGAGAGTCTGCTACAACAAGACCATCATTCGATCTGCATACAAGCTAGTTTATGAAGCAGCACAGGGGTTATTAGATGGAGATAAAAGTGTTGTTGGTGATATCCCGGAACTGAAAAACATGGATGAAGGAACTAGAGAGAAGAAGTTGGCTGAACTGGTCTGGGCAATATCCAAACTCACGGATGTAGCACGACACGTTAGAGCTCAGCGGGACAGCTGTGGTGCTCTGGAACTGGAAGGGGTAGAAATCCAAGTGCAACTGGATGATAAACACAATATCCACGATCTCATCCCCAAGCAGCCACTGGAGGTGCACGAGACAGTAGCAGAGTGTATGATTCTTGCCAACCACTGGGTAGCAAAAAAGATCTCAGAAGCTTTTCCTCATCAGGCTCTGTTGCGCCAACACCCGCCACCACAACAGGAATTTTTTACTGAACTCCGGGAGTGTGCCAATGCCAAAGGTTTCTCCATGGACACACG GTCTAACAAAGCACTGGCTGAGTCCCTGGACAAAGCAAACGACCCACTGGATCCAATCGTAAATAAGCTGTTGCGGTCTATGGCCACTCACGCCATGTCCAACGCATTGTACTTCTCCACTGGCTCTTGCCCTGAGGAAGAGTTTCAGCACTATG GACTTGCCTTAGAGAAGTACACTCACTTCACTTCTCCAATTAGAAGATACGCTGATATTGTTGTCCACAGACTCTTGATGGCAGCAACTCTGAAGGAAACTAAAGGAGATGTGAAGGACAATGTATTCAGTAATAAGGATCTTCAGGAATTGTGCAGACACATTAACAACAGAAACCGG GCAGCCCAGCGTGCTCAGAAGCAGTCTACTGAACTCTTCCAGTGCATGTACTTCAAAGACAAAACCCCAGAAACGGAGGAGCGCTGTGTAGCAGATGGCGTTATTTACTCGATTCGAACAAACGGGGTGCTTGTTTTTGTGCCAAG ATATGGAATCAAAGGTGCTGCCTATATGAAAAACAAGGAAGGCTTAGTCCTCTCTTGTCAGGGTGACAGGAGCTGTGAGTGGAAACCAGGATCTCTTCATCGCTCTCAGAATAAAATCACTTCCACTCCAACTACTGGAGAATCTGTTACTCTGAGCCTTTTCGATCACATTACA GTGAAAATACTCGTGCAGACTTCCCGCTGCCACGCTGACACGATCAAGCTTGAAATAGTCAGGAATGCACCACACCAGATTTCAGACACAGAGCTTTCCCAGAAGACTTTCCAGGTGGTGAAATCTGACTTGGTAAAAGAGGTCAGTCagtctgcagcagctgcccagtgGGCGCAGGAAAAGGCAAGAACGGAAGTAATTGATGAAGACTACCAGGAGTACTGCCAGACCAAGGGCCCAAGCTTGTaccagctgctggaggagatcAGGGACTTGGCCCTATTAGATGTTTCAGCTGACATTAGAACTTGA